From Longimicrobiales bacterium, a single genomic window includes:
- a CDS encoding YciI family protein encodes MRYLILIYESEADAQQPTDAEMQEWFDYTERLKESGALVAGEALQPTSTATTVRKQGGRVMTTDGPFAETKEQLGGFYMIDVENLDEALRWAADIPSVGRGPVEVRPVMEFGNE; translated from the coding sequence ATGCGCTACCTGATCCTGATCTACGAGAGCGAAGCCGACGCACAGCAGCCGACGGACGCCGAGATGCAGGAGTGGTTCGATTACACGGAGCGCCTGAAGGAGTCGGGAGCGCTGGTCGCCGGCGAGGCGCTGCAGCCGACGTCGACCGCGACGACGGTGCGGAAGCAGGGCGGCAGGGTAATGACGACGGACGGGCCGTTCGCCGAGACGAAGGAGCAGCTGGGCGGATTCTACATGATCGATGTCGAGAACCTGGATGAGGCGCTCCGGTGGGCGGCCGACATCCCGAGCGTCGGGCGCGGCCCGGTAGAGGTGCGGCCCGTCATGGAGTTCGGCAACGAGTAG